From a region of the Pelagicoccus enzymogenes genome:
- the mtaB gene encoding tRNA (N(6)-L-threonylcarbamoyladenosine(37)-C(2))-methylthiotransferase MtaB, which produces MEKAHKKRASLHTLGCRLNQSETLLIQQGLQERGYEIVPFGEDADLGIINTCTVTNLADSKCRQTIRQFVRKNPEAYTAVVGCYSQMGAKEIAEIGGVDLIIGNQEKMSVIDYIGQEKNEKPVIVREKISQEDFSIHNFGDIPFNQRANLKIQDGCSFVCSFCIIPFARGAARARNMENLLEEARLKASQGIREVVITGVNIGTYDTKDGDLLKVLEGLNAIPGIDRIRISSIEPTTIPTELFALMNDPQHALLPFFHIPLQSGCDKVLKEMRRKYTTSEYLDFLHLAHDSVPNVYIGSDIMVGFPGETEEEFLETCSVFLDNPFDFCHVFSYSERKGTVAARRADQIEIPERARRSAYLRRLSSKKRYDMYESYLGQEMRVLFENPKPESWPSYTDNYIRVVVPRVGELSAEKGLDLANRCGRVKLKKLAADYVEGELLEMLD; this is translated from the coding sequence ATGGAAAAGGCTCACAAGAAAAGGGCGTCGTTGCACACGCTTGGTTGCCGGCTCAACCAATCCGAAACCTTGCTGATTCAGCAAGGCTTGCAGGAGCGTGGCTACGAAATCGTGCCGTTTGGCGAGGACGCGGATCTGGGAATCATTAACACTTGCACGGTGACTAATCTGGCCGACTCCAAGTGTCGGCAGACCATACGCCAATTCGTGCGCAAGAATCCTGAAGCCTACACTGCGGTGGTCGGCTGCTATTCCCAGATGGGAGCCAAGGAAATCGCGGAAATTGGCGGAGTGGACCTGATCATCGGGAATCAGGAAAAGATGAGCGTGATCGACTACATCGGCCAGGAAAAGAACGAGAAGCCGGTCATCGTGCGCGAGAAGATCTCCCAGGAGGACTTCTCGATCCACAATTTCGGTGACATTCCGTTCAACCAGCGGGCGAACCTGAAGATCCAGGACGGCTGTAGCTTCGTGTGCAGCTTTTGCATCATTCCTTTCGCTCGTGGAGCGGCTCGGGCCCGGAACATGGAAAACTTGCTCGAAGAGGCGCGGCTAAAGGCGTCGCAGGGGATTCGTGAGGTTGTGATCACCGGCGTGAACATCGGCACTTACGACACGAAAGACGGTGACTTGCTGAAAGTGTTGGAAGGTTTGAACGCGATCCCTGGCATCGACCGGATTCGCATCAGCAGTATCGAGCCGACGACCATCCCGACGGAGCTGTTCGCATTGATGAACGATCCGCAGCATGCCTTGCTGCCGTTTTTCCACATCCCGCTGCAGAGCGGATGCGACAAAGTGCTCAAGGAGATGCGCCGCAAGTATACGACATCTGAATACTTGGACTTCTTGCACCTTGCTCACGACAGCGTGCCGAACGTTTACATCGGTTCGGACATCATGGTGGGATTTCCCGGGGAGACAGAGGAAGAGTTCCTGGAAACCTGCAGCGTGTTCCTAGACAATCCCTTCGATTTCTGCCACGTGTTCAGCTATTCGGAGCGCAAGGGCACGGTTGCCGCTCGACGAGCTGACCAGATCGAGATCCCGGAGCGAGCGAGGCGTAGCGCTTACCTGCGCCGCTTGTCTTCAAAAAAGCGATACGACATGTATGAAAGCTATCTCGGCCAAGAGATGCGCGTGCTGTTCGAAAATCCGAAGCCGGAAAGCTGGCCTTCCTATACGGACAACTATATCCGCGTGGTGGTGCCGCGGGTGGGAGAGTTGTCAGCGGAGAAGGGCCTTGATCTCGCCAATCGATGCGGGCGGGTGAAGCTGAAAAAACTCGCCGCCGACTACGTCGAGGGCGAGTTGCTGGAAATGCTGGACTGA
- a CDS encoding CPBP family intramembrane glutamic endopeptidase, with protein MTLGNTTEPIPLIARNSLPKWEIRGSDFWVFIALLFSAMGFCSYLGAKIAQWLVAPEPESEPPLMVALAANLGMQAGMLVAFLCFKKFVQEQDHAHRPSEAQPFHQAALTGLKWLLIAYPVMFGVNLFSSIFLDSLGYERTLQDPIKMVLEGGTALEVAIMYSVIVLVAPVCEEVAFRGGIFRYLHYRMPLYASIGLSAFFFAILHANLYSFAPLMTIGVMLAFAYRESGSLVSNIVFHSAFNSINLGLILLSPESLESLH; from the coding sequence ATGACTTTAGGAAACACAACGGAGCCCATCCCCCTCATCGCACGCAACTCCCTCCCCAAGTGGGAGATACGGGGCAGCGACTTTTGGGTGTTCATCGCTCTTCTCTTCTCTGCTATGGGGTTCTGCTCCTACCTCGGCGCCAAGATTGCCCAATGGCTCGTTGCTCCCGAACCTGAGTCAGAGCCACCGCTCATGGTCGCTCTCGCCGCCAACCTTGGCATGCAAGCGGGCATGTTGGTGGCGTTTCTCTGCTTCAAGAAGTTCGTTCAAGAGCAAGACCACGCGCATCGTCCTTCCGAGGCCCAGCCCTTCCACCAAGCCGCCCTCACCGGACTCAAGTGGCTGCTCATCGCCTATCCAGTCATGTTCGGAGTAAACCTCTTCTCCAGCATCTTTCTGGACTCGCTCGGATACGAACGAACCTTGCAAGACCCCATCAAGATGGTCTTGGAAGGCGGCACGGCCCTCGAAGTGGCTATCATGTATTCCGTCATCGTCCTGGTCGCGCCCGTTTGCGAGGAGGTCGCTTTCCGTGGCGGCATCTTTCGCTACCTGCACTATCGCATGCCGCTCTACGCATCGATCGGACTGTCCGCCTTCTTCTTCGCGATACTGCATGCGAATCTCTACTCTTTCGCGCCCCTCATGACCATCGGCGTTATGTTGGCCTTCGCCTACCGCGAATCCGGCAGCCTCGTGTCCAACATCGTCTTCCACTCCGCTTTCAACTCGATCAACCTTGGGCTGATCCTCCTCTCCCCGGAATCCCTTGAATCCCTACACTGA
- a CDS encoding thiamine-phosphate kinase encodes MNPYTEDQSQSIGSLGESKLIEQLKDWLGDAAPAAPFGMGDDCAVLPFPSPGAQQLVTADPIIYGKHFDAQVSPAQAAAKLMRRNLSDIAAMGGRPTHAIICLALDPKVSISWIEPFYKALAEEAKRFQCVIVGGDVSSADHFLGAFLTLYGETSAPHPPLLRHSAQVGSPIFVTGSLGGTRLKKHHSFIPRISEGQWLARSEHCLSCSDLSDGLGKDFANVLPPALGCEIDCSQLPIADDAIETAKSSGKDALYHVFNDGEDFELIFALKPGTAVDSFLTQWRKELQTPVTKIGYATSRTVSKAPRLSFKNAPQSLSANGYEHLR; translated from the coding sequence TTGAATCCCTACACTGAAGACCAGAGCCAATCCATCGGGAGCCTAGGCGAGAGCAAGCTGATCGAGCAACTGAAGGATTGGCTGGGCGATGCAGCGCCCGCAGCCCCCTTCGGCATGGGAGACGATTGCGCCGTCCTGCCCTTCCCTTCCCCCGGTGCCCAACAGCTCGTCACCGCCGACCCTATCATCTACGGCAAGCACTTCGACGCGCAAGTTTCCCCAGCTCAGGCCGCGGCCAAGCTGATGCGAAGGAACCTCAGCGACATTGCTGCCATGGGCGGACGTCCCACCCACGCGATCATCTGCTTAGCCCTCGATCCGAAGGTATCCATTTCTTGGATCGAACCATTCTACAAAGCCCTGGCCGAGGAAGCAAAACGCTTCCAGTGCGTCATCGTCGGTGGCGACGTCTCCAGCGCCGACCACTTTCTCGGCGCCTTCCTCACTCTCTACGGAGAAACCTCCGCCCCGCACCCCCCTCTGCTACGCCACTCCGCTCAAGTGGGCAGCCCCATTTTCGTGACCGGATCTCTCGGAGGCACCCGATTGAAAAAGCACCATAGCTTCATTCCCCGCATCTCGGAAGGACAGTGGCTTGCTCGTTCAGAACATTGCTTGAGCTGCAGCGACCTTAGCGACGGGCTCGGCAAGGATTTCGCCAATGTGCTGCCCCCAGCCTTGGGATGCGAAATCGACTGTTCCCAGCTTCCCATTGCAGACGACGCCATCGAAACCGCAAAGTCCTCCGGAAAAGATGCCCTGTATCATGTTTTCAACGACGGAGAAGATTTCGAACTCATCTTCGCCCTCAAACCCGGCACCGCAGTCGACTCTTTCCTGACTCAATGGAGAAAAGAACTGCAAACGCCTGTCACAAAAATTGGATACGCAACGAGCCGCACAGTCAGCAAGGCACCGAGACTCAGCTTTAAAAACGCGCCCCAGTCACTTTCCGCTAACGGCTATGAACATCTTAGATAG
- the tsaE gene encoding tRNA (adenosine(37)-N6)-threonylcarbamoyltransferase complex ATPase subunit type 1 TsaE: MNILDRLKSGITTSSVEATYQVACELAAQLPDEAVLTLEGDLGAGKTTFVKGLAQAWDIQEAVTSPTFNIYNLYQGTRQLAHMDAYRLEKSPEIWDELMLEELIFPPFCLAIEWPSKLPFIPWPITHRLQLTAQGEMRTISLA; encoded by the coding sequence ATGAACATCTTAGATAGACTCAAGTCAGGCATCACCACCTCCAGCGTGGAGGCGACCTACCAAGTCGCGTGCGAACTCGCAGCCCAGTTGCCCGACGAGGCGGTGCTCACCCTTGAGGGCGACTTGGGAGCCGGCAAAACCACCTTTGTCAAAGGCCTAGCCCAAGCTTGGGATATCCAGGAAGCGGTTACCAGCCCCACTTTCAATATCTACAACCTCTACCAAGGAACGCGGCAGCTCGCCCACATGGACGCCTATCGGCTCGAGAAGTCGCCCGAGATCTGGGACGAGCTCATGCTTGAAGAGCTCATCTTTCCGCCCTTTTGCCTCGCCATCGAATGGCCCAGCAAATTGCCCTTCATCCCCTGGCCCATCACCCACCGCCTCCAACTCACCGCCCAAGGAGAAATGCGGACCATATCCCTCGCCTGA
- a CDS encoding class I SAM-dependent methyltransferase, protein MNKWDQRYSSEAFAYGTEPNDFLAEQARHIPSGPCLCLADGEGRNGVYLASLGHPVTSVDSSRVGLEKAQRLATQKGVQIQTIHSDLADFAFEPESYQGIVSIFCHLPSELRKSVYRKSVAALRPGGAFILEAYTPNQLGKGTGGPPVADLLLSLDDLRQDLDGLNFVLARETERDIREGQLHTGIGSIVQVVAIKE, encoded by the coding sequence ATGAACAAATGGGACCAACGCTACTCCTCCGAAGCCTTTGCCTACGGAACTGAGCCCAACGACTTCCTCGCAGAGCAAGCCCGTCACATCCCTAGCGGTCCCTGCCTTTGTCTGGCCGACGGGGAAGGCCGCAACGGAGTCTACCTCGCCAGCCTTGGCCATCCAGTCACTTCCGTCGACTCCTCCCGGGTCGGACTTGAAAAAGCTCAGAGGCTCGCCACCCAGAAAGGCGTGCAAATCCAAACGATTCACTCCGACCTCGCCGACTTCGCCTTCGAACCCGAAAGCTATCAGGGAATCGTATCCATCTTTTGCCACCTTCCCTCCGAATTGCGCAAATCTGTCTACCGAAAATCAGTAGCGGCCCTACGCCCTGGAGGCGCATTCATCCTGGAAGCTTACACGCCGAACCAACTCGGAAAAGGCACTGGGGGGCCTCCCGTTGCAGACCTCCTGCTAAGCCTTGATGACCTGCGCCAAGACTTGGATGGGCTTAACTTTGTCCTCGCTCGCGAAACCGAACGAGACATCCGAGAAGGACAGCTGCACACCGGAATCGGATCCATAGTCCAAGTGGTAGCGATTAAGGAGTAG
- a CDS encoding aldose epimerase family protein, which yields MEFFTLENKNGLKLKFTDLGGIVSEIHVPDRDGTFADVALGFETVEEYRDHNDAYFGAIIGRYGNRIGNCKFSLDDEEFAGLFANDGANHLHGGKLGFDKVVWKTELVSGDGYTGAKLTYRSADGEEGYPGNLEATVVYKLTDANEWIIEYEATTDKPTVYNPTNHAYFNLAGHDGDSPLSHEMQINAKFFTPTDEGGIPTGEIKSVVGTDMDFRSPRVYGSTINSEDPLISQLGGYDHNWVLDKQFGSFGLAAVAYDSKSGREMKVYTSEPGVQFYAGNFLDGSLTGKGGKVYQKRDGFCLETQHFPNSPNFGHFPSTTLRPGEVFRSKTVYAFGVR from the coding sequence ATGGAGTTCTTCACGCTCGAAAACAAAAACGGTCTTAAGCTCAAGTTCACGGATCTTGGCGGGATCGTATCGGAAATTCACGTACCGGACCGCGACGGCACCTTCGCTGACGTCGCGCTCGGCTTTGAAACGGTAGAGGAGTATCGCGACCACAACGACGCGTACTTTGGAGCGATCATCGGCCGTTACGGGAATCGTATTGGAAACTGCAAGTTTTCCCTCGATGACGAGGAGTTCGCAGGTTTGTTCGCTAACGACGGAGCAAACCATTTGCATGGTGGGAAGCTCGGCTTCGACAAGGTCGTTTGGAAGACTGAGCTCGTATCCGGAGATGGATACACGGGAGCAAAGCTCACTTACCGGAGCGCCGACGGCGAAGAGGGATATCCTGGCAATTTGGAGGCCACCGTTGTCTACAAGCTAACGGACGCGAACGAGTGGATCATCGAATACGAAGCGACCACGGACAAGCCGACTGTCTACAATCCGACCAACCACGCCTACTTCAACTTGGCGGGCCACGACGGTGATTCGCCCTTGAGCCACGAGATGCAAATCAACGCCAAGTTCTTTACGCCGACCGACGAGGGCGGAATCCCGACGGGCGAGATCAAGAGCGTTGTCGGCACGGACATGGACTTCCGTTCGCCACGAGTATACGGCTCGACCATAAACTCGGAGGACCCGCTTATCAGCCAGCTAGGGGGGTACGACCACAATTGGGTATTGGACAAGCAGTTCGGTTCCTTCGGACTTGCGGCGGTCGCCTACGATTCGAAGTCCGGCCGTGAGATGAAGGTCTACACCAGCGAACCAGGGGTTCAGTTCTACGCTGGCAACTTTCTGGATGGATCGCTCACCGGCAAGGGAGGCAAGGTCTATCAGAAGCGTGACGGCTTCTGCCTAGAAACGCAGCACTTTCCGAACTCGCCAAACTTTGGCCATTTTCCCTCCACGACCTTACGGCCGGGAGAGGTGTTCCGATCGAAGACCGTGTACGCCTTCGGTGTCAGGTAA
- a CDS encoding twitching motility protein PilT, whose protein sequence is MNQSIFTFRAILLAFCALGGYGVWYAFNDLGSVWLVMTVSVLIGCLLILVDMLMKGFSLRGLSALTFGLLAGILAAHLITISPLFEEGDAQVIYISRVGVFVAVSYLGAVIALRGKDEFNLVIPYVRFEQQQVEVPLAVLDETVLVDGRVSKLVAARMLVDLFFVPKFVVDELNELSNSSVEEERNRGKRGLKTLSELRSFDHVEVRVHESELKSGQSREEKMLFIVRSLKGRLLAASESLTTRAKQEGVPFVDMLGLAKAISQEVTVGQAITVRLVKTGREDSQGVGYLEDGSMVVVNGAADLVGTEVLIEVDSIIPTSGGRMVFGKMLGQGR, encoded by the coding sequence TTTGGCGTTCTGCGCCTTAGGTGGCTATGGCGTTTGGTACGCCTTCAACGACCTCGGCAGCGTTTGGCTGGTTATGACTGTTTCCGTCTTGATCGGCTGCCTTCTCATTTTGGTGGACATGCTGATGAAGGGCTTCTCCTTGCGGGGCTTGTCGGCCCTGACTTTCGGTCTCTTGGCGGGAATTTTAGCAGCTCACCTGATCACGATTTCACCGCTTTTCGAAGAGGGAGACGCCCAGGTCATCTACATTTCCCGAGTCGGGGTGTTCGTGGCCGTCAGCTACCTGGGGGCAGTCATAGCCTTGCGGGGCAAGGACGAGTTTAACTTGGTCATTCCCTACGTGCGATTCGAGCAACAGCAGGTGGAAGTGCCGCTGGCGGTCTTGGACGAGACGGTATTGGTGGACGGTCGCGTCTCCAAGCTCGTAGCCGCTCGCATGTTGGTGGACCTCTTTTTCGTTCCCAAGTTCGTGGTGGATGAGCTCAACGAACTGAGCAACTCCTCGGTGGAAGAGGAGCGAAACCGGGGAAAGCGTGGGCTGAAAACCTTGTCGGAGCTGCGGTCCTTCGACCATGTGGAGGTGCGGGTGCACGAGAGCGAGCTCAAGTCTGGGCAAAGCCGCGAGGAAAAGATGCTCTTTATCGTGCGGAGCTTGAAAGGGCGATTGCTGGCGGCAAGCGAGTCGCTCACCACGCGGGCCAAGCAAGAAGGCGTGCCGTTCGTCGACATGCTCGGTTTGGCGAAGGCGATTTCGCAAGAGGTGACGGTGGGGCAAGCCATCACGGTGCGTCTGGTCAAAACCGGCCGCGAAGACAGCCAAGGCGTAGGTTACTTGGAAGACGGTTCCATGGTCGTGGTCAACGGGGCTGCGGATTTGGTGGGAACGGAGGTTCTCATCGAAGTCGACAGCATCATCCCCACCAGCGGCGGGCGGATGGTCTTCGGAAAGATGCTTGGCCAAGGGCGTTAG